A window of the Clupea harengus chromosome 8, Ch_v2.0.2, whole genome shotgun sequence genome harbors these coding sequences:
- the LOC116221400 gene encoding odorant receptor 131-2-like, translating to MALNESGQEDVLIAHQQMFQVQLTAEGPLTKLLVAVFMSALFISVNSIMFVTLRSKAVFRDTPRYVLFAHMLCNDSIQLLFSSLMYIISLCYVQVAKAVCSILILVTASTSRNAPINLAVMSLERYVAICFPLRHGEIATKRRTGAAISVIWFFGAVNPIIDILYTSATDPTFFGERMFCTRERIFTAPWQRELFEGLNAFYFVAVTLIIVFTYISVMVAARSASSNKESAKKAHSTLLLHLIQLGLCLNTLVFGSIERLLAMTSSSRLFMDLRYVNFLLVLILPRCLSPLIYGLRDDTVRPLFLFYLQCSTHRVKPNVNMH from the coding sequence ATGGCTCTGAATGAGTCTGGGCAGGAGGACGTTCTGATCGCTCACCAGCAGATGTTCCAGGTCCAGTTGACCGCTGAGGGACCGCTGACCAAACTCCTGGTGGCCGTCTTCATGTCGGCCCTCTTCATCTCCGTCAACAGCATCATGTTCGTCACACTGCGGAGCAAGGCTGTGTTCAGAGACACCCCCCGCTACGTGCTCTTCGCTCACATGCTCTGCAACGACTCCATCCAGCTGCTGTTCTCCTCACTGATGTACATCATTTCCTTGTGTTATGTTCAGGTGGCCAAAGCCGTGTGCTCCATTTTAATCCTAGTCACTGCCTCCACGTCACGAAACGCTCCCATAAATCTAGCTGTGATGTCCCTGGAGCGTTACGTGGCCATTTGCTTTCCTCTGCGCCACGGTGAGATTGCCACCAAGAGGAGAACAGGTGCAGCCATCTCTGTCATTTGGTTCTTTGGGGCGGTGAATCCTATCATCGACATTCTCTACACCTCGGCCACCGACCCCACATTCTTCGGCGAGCGCATGTTCTGCACACGGGAGAGAATATTCACCGCGCCATGGCAACGGGAGCTGTTTGAGGGCCTCAATGCCTTCTACTTTGTCGCCGTGACGCTGATCATTGTCTTCACCTACATCAGTGTGATGGTTGCAGCTCGATCTGCCTCCAGTAATAAAGAATCGGCAAAGAAAGCCCACAGCACTCTCTTGCTGCACCTCATCCAGCTGGGCCTGTGCCTTAACACACTGGTGTTCGGCAGCATAGAGAGGCTTCTGGCCATGACCAGCAGCAGTCGTCTGTTCATGGACCTGCGCTACGTCAACTTTCTCCTTGTTCTCATTCTGCCTCGGTGCCTGAGCCCCCTGATCTACGGCCTGAGGGATGATACCGTGCGGCCCTTGTTCTTGTTTTATTTACAGTGTAGCACGCACAGAGTCAAGCCTAATGTCAATATGCACTGA